One Sanguibacter keddieii DSM 10542 genomic window carries:
- a CDS encoding signal peptidase I, with protein sequence MTDASRAPGRVQQVCLNVACAVGVLVIVWFLLSVLLGWSLVLFKTGSMAPTYPTGAAGIAVPVDAEQIETGDVVTVPRAEGGLPVTHRVVSVDDPGTGDGSRELVLQGDDNANPDREVYTVTEADKVLVGAPYVGYAVTVLAQPKTLAILTAAMAALTVWVFWPRAEDHDEDGDERRDEDDAAGSDGGLAVTGGERVTVAAGRSGGPTRAMLREQERHHRGRRDGSGRESPR encoded by the coding sequence GTGACCGACGCGTCCCGGGCACCGGGACGCGTCCAACAGGTCTGCCTGAACGTCGCCTGCGCCGTCGGCGTCCTGGTGATCGTCTGGTTCCTCCTGTCCGTGCTGCTCGGGTGGTCGCTCGTGCTGTTCAAGACCGGCTCGATGGCGCCGACGTACCCCACCGGCGCTGCCGGGATCGCGGTCCCGGTGGATGCCGAGCAGATCGAGACCGGCGACGTCGTCACCGTGCCCCGGGCCGAGGGGGGCCTGCCGGTGACGCACCGCGTCGTGTCGGTCGACGACCCGGGGACGGGGGACGGCTCCCGCGAGCTCGTGCTCCAGGGCGACGACAACGCGAACCCCGACCGTGAGGTCTACACGGTCACGGAGGCCGACAAGGTGCTCGTCGGGGCCCCCTACGTCGGGTACGCCGTGACCGTCCTCGCCCAGCCGAAGACGCTGGCGATCCTCACCGCGGCGATGGCCGCGCTCACCGTCTGGGTGTTCTGGCCCCGGGCGGAAGACCACGACGAGGACGGGGACGAGCGGCGCGACGAGGACGATGCCGCCGGCTCCGACGGCGGCCTTGCGGTGACGGGCGGCGAGCGGGTCACGGTGGCGGCCGGGAGGAGCGGCGGGCCGACGCGCGCGATGCTGCGGGAGCAGGAGCGCCACCACCGCGGACGACGGGACGGCTCCGGCCGCGAGAGTCCTCGCTGA
- a CDS encoding SipW-dependent-type signal peptide-containing protein, translating to MAGRRSARVARGTRRSSKVKAVLAGGAVLGLGATVTLAAWTDTEWVFAGNAAGDGPGLGTSSFEVEQNTTNPYAEATYVQDETNPGGALAFGVSALSLTPGDAVYAPVALRTVEGSIAGSVTLQPAVAADGITTTDPGGALYGALTVRVAVSPTNTVCNAAAFTTGTIVATGPLATAAASTSQPLEGDGDSVQHYCFEITLPASPTLPGGTVLADLQGRTAAPAWNFAAVSQ from the coding sequence ATGGCAGGACGTCGGTCGGCACGGGTAGCACGGGGGACCCGGCGGAGCTCGAAGGTCAAGGCGGTGCTCGCCGGTGGTGCGGTGCTCGGCCTCGGGGCCACGGTCACGCTCGCCGCCTGGACGGACACCGAGTGGGTCTTCGCCGGCAACGCCGCCGGTGACGGTCCCGGGCTCGGGACCTCGTCGTTCGAGGTGGAGCAGAACACCACCAACCCGTACGCCGAGGCGACGTACGTGCAGGACGAGACCAACCCGGGTGGCGCTCTCGCCTTCGGTGTCTCGGCCCTGAGCCTGACCCCGGGCGACGCCGTCTACGCCCCGGTCGCCCTCCGCACGGTCGAAGGGTCGATCGCCGGGTCCGTCACCCTCCAGCCGGCCGTGGCTGCGGACGGGATCACGACGACCGACCCGGGCGGCGCGCTCTACGGTGCGCTCACGGTGCGGGTCGCCGTCAGCCCGACGAACACCGTGTGCAACGCCGCCGCCTTCACCACCGGGACGATCGTCGCCACCGGGCCGCTGGCGACCGCCGCTGCCTCGACCAGCCAGCCGCTCGAGGGCGACGGCGACTCCGTCCAGCACTACTGCTTCGAGATCACCCTGCCGGCGTCGCCCACGCTCCCGGGCGGGACCGTGCTCGCCGACCTCCAGGGACGTACCGCGGCACCCGCCTGGAACTTCGCGGCGGTCTCGCAGTGA
- a CDS encoding choice-of-anchor G family protein, producing MTPPRSPRLSAPRAQDRRWPLLVVCAVACALVVGVVLRAVPSLASWTDAGWAHATVGTSQIRCGTDTNFRSHAEAKALGGTLLSTNLDTFAPARGLDLLRDPAAAAVPTPSTATDLGVNDGDPALDTFGSPLVVSALSGVPGLNLTGFAAAIPGAPAGALNQYTQVSTRGQAVAASGLVDSTGAVLVGSGAPVVPLPAPARVDVSSVFPGITNVSATRLAVGATASSARLDFCSALSNRIWGPGAVTGITRSYGVGGLTLEVDSPAVSRLVTDVNATVTALGTAVTTASGINGTVGQAASTAMNATARNISTQLLPQTPTGSVTLGNLSLNVTTALGTLLTAPLTDGLVTVDLANGRVTANLAGLLGSSTTGLNNLPANSRLALDGAAAAAISTRVDALVQTWSTQVTNALLTGIRSTSLAMDVNVLYRITGLLGTADVARVQVHPSATIGDYLTPPASLATTVYVSTVNALLTGLLNALGLNLNTIIQRLQTEVPPAVVAPVATALRTAFTDRVTALGTTLTTSRGALVTAVGAVTTRMPAALTVSVNVQPDQPGAPAGTVPVPGTPPYTSPTYSVTALRIGLATAGAPTGFAYLGVARSTVGPVTQVR from the coding sequence GTGACGCCGCCCCGCTCACCTCGTCTCAGCGCGCCGCGCGCCCAGGACCGCCGCTGGCCGCTGCTCGTGGTGTGCGCGGTCGCCTGCGCGCTCGTCGTCGGCGTGGTCCTGCGGGCCGTGCCGTCGCTCGCGTCCTGGACCGACGCCGGGTGGGCGCACGCGACCGTCGGGACCTCGCAGATCCGGTGCGGGACAGACACGAACTTCCGGTCGCACGCCGAGGCCAAGGCGCTCGGCGGGACGCTGCTGTCCACGAACCTCGACACCTTCGCGCCGGCTCGCGGTCTCGACCTCCTCCGCGACCCGGCCGCCGCAGCGGTCCCGACGCCGTCGACCGCTACCGACCTCGGCGTGAACGACGGGGACCCGGCGCTCGACACCTTCGGCAGCCCGCTCGTGGTCTCGGCGCTCTCCGGCGTGCCAGGGCTCAACCTCACCGGCTTCGCAGCAGCGATCCCGGGAGCGCCCGCGGGAGCGCTCAACCAGTACACGCAGGTCTCGACCCGGGGGCAGGCGGTCGCCGCCTCCGGTCTGGTCGACAGCACGGGGGCGGTGCTCGTCGGCAGCGGGGCACCGGTGGTCCCGCTGCCCGCTCCAGCGCGCGTCGACGTCTCGTCGGTGTTCCCCGGGATCACGAACGTGTCGGCCACCCGGCTCGCGGTGGGTGCCACGGCGTCGTCGGCGAGGCTGGACTTCTGCTCGGCGCTGAGCAACCGCATCTGGGGCCCTGGGGCGGTCACCGGGATCACCCGCAGCTACGGCGTCGGGGGGCTCACCCTCGAGGTCGACAGCCCCGCGGTCTCCCGCCTGGTCACCGACGTCAACGCGACGGTCACCGCCCTCGGTACCGCGGTCACGACAGCGTCCGGCATCAACGGCACCGTCGGGCAGGCGGCCTCGACCGCGATGAACGCGACCGCGAGGAACATCTCGACCCAGCTGCTCCCGCAGACGCCAACGGGCAGCGTCACCCTCGGCAACCTCAGCCTCAACGTCACCACGGCCCTCGGGACGCTGCTCACGGCGCCGCTGACCGACGGGCTGGTCACCGTCGACCTCGCCAACGGGCGCGTGACCGCGAACCTCGCGGGACTGCTCGGCAGCAGCACCACGGGGCTCAACAACCTGCCCGCCAACAGCAGGCTCGCACTCGACGGGGCGGCCGCCGCCGCGATCAGCACCCGGGTGGACGCCCTGGTGCAGACGTGGTCCACCCAGGTGACCAACGCCCTGCTGACGGGGATCAGGTCGACCAGCCTCGCGATGGACGTCAACGTGCTCTACCGGATCACCGGGCTCCTCGGGACGGCTGACGTCGCACGGGTCCAGGTGCACCCGTCCGCGACCATCGGCGACTACCTGACCCCGCCGGCGTCCCTCGCCACGACGGTGTACGTGAGCACGGTGAACGCGCTGCTCACCGGGCTCCTCAACGCGCTGGGGCTCAACCTCAACACGATCATCCAGCGGCTCCAGACCGAGGTGCCGCCAGCGGTGGTCGCCCCCGTCGCGACCGCGCTGCGGACCGCCTTCACCGACCGGGTCACGGCGCTGGGCACGACGCTCACGACCTCGCGCGGTGCGCTCGTGACGGCGGTCGGGGCGGTGACCACCCGGATGCCGGCTGCGCTCACGGTCTCCGTCAACGTCCAGCCGGACCAGCCCGGGGCTCCTGCAGGCACGGTGCCGGTCCCGGGGACGCCGCCCTACACGAGCCCCACCTACTCCGTCACAGCGCTGCGCATCGGGCTCGCGACGGCCGGCGCACCGACGGGCTTCGCATACCTGGGCGTCGCGCGCTCGACGGTCGGGCCGGTGACGCAGGTGCGGTGA
- a CDS encoding helix-turn-helix transcriptional regulator produces MRQVRDGTSVLVLGAPGSGRSHLARRVVDSVPELRVLSVRSATSVPGLIVSTVHDPEQGSAPGTVRRVPPGTTGVDDLAGTAGSTVVLADDAHLLDAEHLQMLCELATDGRVVLVATADATAGAGTTHGAAAARLTSLWLDGRAGRVDLVGLSETEGHELVLSVAGSRPLDLALRHTILVAAGGSPATIRELTLEALRDDRATSNRDLLGLHGPGLLPPRTVERARHRLDTLSEHERESLVLLARLDGLDPERAMHYVGDATLRRLLRHGSVTPAGAGTTALRATPVDAEAVLADGHTWSASGPYARALRSMVDLDTAGLVLTPFECLLLSDAWLGAADGPTGPTPAVAPDQVSRIATVAARKSTAMLQPYRALAHAMLALDTHPTGAAAVEASRALAALGSTRAAHEVLGRVPPGTSDEALELVSLWRAELDDWEGTRSDSSADLTEPGTPDDPPSGPVATVERLRGAVHALRAMRWRESLDLATGLVDDDRAGLVVRLRACGLAGMAAAFLGHGAQLESITTTGRRLHDALARQVGSASAQQVVDEGTAFFSGSAAAHLACSLGWVEMPARLDALMRRAVAARDVAHTSTLSALAGYLALADGDDVTAELELGAAIDRAPRPTTHETHAWLVSVRATALARLGRAVEAERLCAELEAPGATVSAWSAYLVESVRHLAAPTTSLPAVAPSPLGVEAAALQPTIALFAAAEAAASHDGRVSRQDLVDAATAARQQTDIGSLQAVADYVIAASTADAGSLADLTRTFEGLGMRHLADACEEQALRLLDPDSPHALSAWRDRANRAESEPAEEPLTAREREVAVLAGRGLSNRDIAARLFLSVRTVESHLYLARRKLGAASRRDLADRLGDDA; encoded by the coding sequence GTGCGCCAGGTCCGCGACGGCACCAGCGTCCTCGTGCTCGGCGCCCCGGGGTCGGGCCGGTCCCACCTGGCGAGGCGGGTCGTCGACTCGGTCCCCGAGCTGCGCGTCCTGTCGGTCCGGTCTGCCACCTCCGTGCCCGGGCTCATCGTCTCGACCGTCCACGACCCGGAGCAGGGCTCGGCGCCGGGCACCGTCCGCCGGGTGCCACCAGGGACCACGGGCGTCGACGACCTCGCCGGCACGGCCGGCTCCACCGTGGTGCTGGCGGACGACGCCCACCTCCTCGACGCAGAGCACCTGCAGATGCTCTGCGAGCTCGCGACGGACGGACGGGTCGTGCTCGTCGCCACCGCGGACGCCACCGCCGGGGCAGGGACCACGCACGGCGCCGCAGCCGCACGGCTCACCTCGCTCTGGCTCGACGGGCGGGCCGGCCGCGTCGACCTGGTCGGCCTCTCGGAGACCGAGGGTCACGAGCTCGTCCTGTCGGTCGCCGGCAGCAGGCCGCTCGACCTCGCCCTCCGGCACACCATCCTCGTCGCGGCCGGGGGCTCACCCGCGACGATCCGCGAGCTGACCCTCGAGGCGCTGCGCGACGACCGGGCCACCTCGAACCGCGACCTCCTGGGACTCCACGGGCCCGGCCTCCTCCCTCCCCGCACCGTCGAGCGGGCCCGGCACCGTCTCGACACGCTCTCCGAGCACGAGCGGGAGAGCCTCGTCCTGCTCGCCCGGCTCGACGGCCTCGACCCGGAGCGCGCCATGCACTACGTCGGCGACGCGACGCTGCGCCGACTCCTGCGGCACGGCAGCGTCACCCCTGCCGGAGCAGGGACCACAGCGCTGCGGGCCACACCCGTCGACGCCGAGGCGGTGCTCGCCGACGGGCACACCTGGTCCGCCAGCGGCCCCTACGCCCGCGCGCTGCGGTCGATGGTCGACCTCGACACCGCCGGCCTCGTGCTCACCCCCTTCGAGTGCCTGCTCCTCTCCGACGCCTGGCTCGGGGCGGCCGACGGACCGACAGGACCCACACCCGCGGTCGCACCCGACCAGGTGTCGCGCATCGCCACGGTCGCCGCCCGGAAGTCGACCGCGATGCTCCAGCCCTACCGGGCGCTCGCGCACGCGATGCTCGCGCTCGACACGCACCCGACCGGAGCCGCCGCGGTCGAGGCGTCCCGGGCGCTCGCGGCCCTCGGGAGCACCCGGGCAGCCCACGAGGTCCTCGGTCGGGTGCCACCGGGGACCTCTGACGAAGCGCTCGAGCTCGTCTCCCTGTGGCGCGCCGAGCTCGACGACTGGGAGGGAACCCGGTCGGACTCCTCTGCCGACCTGACAGAGCCAGGCACACCCGACGACCCACCCAGCGGCCCGGTCGCCACGGTCGAGCGCCTCCGCGGCGCGGTGCACGCACTCCGGGCGATGCGCTGGCGCGAGTCCCTCGACCTCGCCACCGGCCTCGTCGACGACGACCGCGCAGGCCTGGTCGTCCGGCTGCGGGCCTGCGGGCTCGCGGGGATGGCCGCGGCGTTCCTCGGCCACGGCGCGCAGCTCGAGTCGATCACCACGACCGGCCGCCGGCTGCACGACGCGCTCGCCCGGCAGGTGGGGTCCGCCTCGGCGCAGCAGGTCGTCGACGAGGGGACGGCGTTCTTCTCGGGGTCGGCCGCGGCGCACCTGGCCTGCTCCCTCGGGTGGGTCGAGATGCCGGCACGCCTCGACGCCCTCATGCGGCGCGCGGTGGCAGCGCGGGACGTCGCCCACACCAGCACGCTGAGCGCCCTCGCGGGGTACCTGGCGCTGGCCGACGGAGACGACGTGACGGCAGAGCTCGAGCTCGGTGCGGCGATCGACCGCGCACCCCGGCCGACGACCCACGAGACGCACGCCTGGCTCGTGTCCGTGCGGGCGACCGCACTCGCACGCCTCGGCCGGGCGGTGGAGGCGGAGCGCCTGTGCGCGGAGCTGGAGGCCCCGGGCGCGACGGTGTCGGCCTGGAGCGCGTACCTCGTGGAGTCGGTACGTCACCTGGCTGCCCCGACGACCAGCCTGCCCGCCGTCGCGCCGTCGCCTCTCGGGGTCGAGGCGGCCGCGCTCCAGCCGACCATCGCGCTGTTCGCGGCCGCCGAGGCAGCCGCGAGCCACGACGGCCGCGTGTCACGGCAGGACCTCGTCGACGCAGCGACCGCGGCGCGCCAGCAGACGGACATCGGCTCGTTGCAGGCCGTCGCCGACTACGTCATCGCCGCGTCCACCGCGGACGCCGGCTCGCTCGCCGACCTCACGCGGACCTTCGAGGGGCTGGGCATGCGCCATCTCGCGGACGCATGCGAGGAGCAGGCGCTGCGCCTGCTCGACCCGGACAGCCCGCACGCGCTCTCGGCGTGGCGGGACCGCGCGAACCGCGCCGAGAGCGAGCCGGCCGAAGAGCCCCTCACGGCCCGGGAGCGCGAGGTGGCCGTCCTGGCGGGACGTGGACTGAGCAACCGTGACATCGCGGCGCGTCTGTTCCTGTCCGTGCGGACGGTCGAGTCTCACCTCTACCTCGCGCGCCGCAAGCTCGGGGCCGCGTCGCGGCGGGACCTCGCGGACCGGCTGGGTGACGACGCCTGA